In the genome of Crassaminicella thermophila, the window CTTACAGAAGTGAACACGATGTATTTGAAGATTACACCGAAGAAGAAAGAAATAGTTTGTTTGGTAAACCACCAGCTACAGTATGGGATAATTTAGTAAACCTTGATAAATATCCTCAAAAAAAATCTGTTTTACTTGAAGGAAATGTATTTAATGAAGAGATTATTAATTCCTATAAAATGGCTACATTAACTCAATGGACAACTGAACTATATAACAGAATTATTCCTGAGAACATGGAAATTGTAAGAAACTGCAAAAAAATTCATGAAAGTGAATATGTTTCCGATTTAGATGTCGTAAATTGGGAAAAAATTAATGATTTAAGATATTATTTAATGAAAGACAGCTTGCATAAAAAATCTTTATTTACAAAAATAAGAGAAGCCATAGATGCACAAGATTATCCTACTGTTTCTAATTTACAATTAGAAATGAGAAATAAAATGAATGAGCTAAATGAATTATATACAATATATAAAAGGAACCTATTTGAATTAAAAAAAGTACGTGCCTTAGGTTAAATACCTAAGGCTTTTTTTTATATGAAGAATATGTCATACAATCATTGTAAAAAATACTATATATATTGAATTCTTCGGGGCTGGTGAAAAATATGGATTTATCATTTCTAAAAAATATTCGTTTTACCAATAATATTAAACCTTTTTTTACTTCACTCATTATTCTTTTTATATCTTTTTGCCTTATTCGACTAATAATGTTCCTTACTGCTAAGATCATAGAAATCACAAAATTTAATGAACAGCGAGAGATGACCATAAAAAGCATTATCGATTCTGTTTTTGCTTATTTTATTCTTACCCTTGCTATACTTAATATTTTAAGTGAATTTGGACTTATAAAAGAATCTACTATTCTTACAGGTGCAGGTATTATTACTTTAATTGCAGGACTTGGTGCACAAAATCTTATCAAAGATATTATTAATGGCTTTTTTATTTTATTTGAAAGGCAAATGAAGGTTGGAGATTATGTCAGCATTAATGAGCAGTATTATGGAACGGTAGAAGAAATTGGTCTTCGATCAACAGCCATTCGAGAATGGTCTATGAGAAAAGTATACATACCAAATGGAGAAATTAAAACTTTGAAAAATTACTATAAAGAAAAATCAAGAGTTATTATAGAAATCGTTGTTCCTTTTGAAGAAGATCAACAATTAGTTGAAGAAACTTTAAATCATGTTTGTGAATATATTAACCAAAAGTACGAAGATAAACTATATAAGATTGGTACTGCTAACTACTCAGAATTTAGTCTTTTAGGTGTTGTATCATTAGACGGTAAAGCTGGCGGAGCAAAATACATTATAATCGGTGTAGTTAATCCTCATTTTCAATGGTTTTTAAGGAATCGAACATATGAATACATTTTACAAGCTTTTAAGGAAAAAAATATTCGTATTGCATATCCAAAATTATATTGGCATGATGAAGAATAGTCTTCTATTGACTATTATTTTTTTTGTAACAATTTTTTTATTTTTCCATACTATGTAAATTAGGAAAGATAATTTATTAGCCAAAGCTAATTTATTTAATTTTTTTGATACCTTATTAGCCTTAGCTAATATAGAGGAGGTTAACTATGAAAAATATTAATCTACAAATAAATCCTATTCCATTATCAAAGCTTTCTGTAGGAGCTATCGCTAAAGTTTCAGACTTATTAATATCTGGTTTATCTAGAAGAAGAATGTTGGATTTAGGGCTTGTTCCAGGAACAATTATAGAAGTAATTCGAAAAAGTCCTTTAGGAGATCCTATTGCATATAACATAAGAGGTGCTACCATTGCCTTAAGAAAAGAAGAAGCTTCTCAAATTTTAGTAAAACCAATGTAGTATTTTGAAAGGAGAGCCTATATATGGGATTAACATGTCAATCTTGTGGTAAAGCCCTATTAAATGAACAATTAAATATAAAAGTAGGAGGTAATGAAAAATTCATAGTAGCCTTAGCTGGAAACCCAAATGTAGGAAAAAGCACTGTATTTAATGCTTTAACAGGACTTAAGCAACACACAGGAAATTGGCCAGGAAAGACTGTTACTAATGCTCGCGGTAGTTATACCTACAAAAATAGAAAATTTACACTAGTAGATTTACCAGGAACCTATTCTCTTTTGGCTAACTCTGTTGAAGAACAAGTAGCAAGAGATTTTATTTGTTTTGGTAAACCAAATGCTACAATTGTTGTTACAGATGCAACTTGCCTTGAAAGAAATTTAAATTTGGTTCTTCAAGTTATGGAGTTAACAGATAACATAATACTATGTGTAAATTTAATGGATGAAGCCAAACGAAAAGGCATATCTGTAAATATACAAGCTTTACAAGAAATTTTAGGTGTTCCTGTAGTCGGAACCACTGCAAGAAATGGCAAAGGATTAAACCAATTAATGGACAAAGTTTATAATATTGCTTTAGGTTTAGAAAAAACCTCTCCTAAAAAACCTGTATATAATGAAGCTATTGAAAAAGAAGTTGAACATCTTATCCCAAAATTAAAAAATATATTAGATGATAAATTAGACCCTCGATGGGTAGCATTAAAGCTTTTAGAAGGTGATCAAACCATATTAGATTCTATAAATCAATTTTTATATAAAAATACGCATAAGGAGGTGGTTTGTTTTTATGGATCCTAATAAAGTTTTAAGCCCATATGAAGTATTAGTTTCTCTTAAAGATGAAATTTCTAAAAAAGATCATGTTAAGTTTAGAGATGACATGGTTAGCAGTATTTATGCGCAAGCAGAAGAAATATCAAAAAAAGTTATTAAAAAAAATAATACAAAAAAGTATGATTGGGATAGAAAATTAGATAATATTCTTACTTCTAAATTTACAGGTTATCCAATTATGTTTCTTTTGCTCAGCTTAGTATTTTGGATTACAGTAACAGGTGCCAATTTACCATCTTCTCTTTTAGCTGATTTCTTATTTGGCATAGAAGCACGCTTAAGTGCTTTATTTATAAACCTTAATGCTCCAGCATGGCTTCATGGAGTTCTTGTGTTAGGTATGTATCGCACCTTAGCATGGGTTGTTTCTGTTATGTTACCCCCTATGGCAATATTCTTCCCATGTTTTACTTTGCTTGAAGATTTAGGTTATCTTCCTCGTATAGCTTTTAATCTTGATAAACTATTTAAAAAAGCTGGAACCCATGGGAAACAATCCCTTACAATGAGCATGGGTTTTGGATGCAATGCTGCAGGAATTATTGCATGTAGAATTATAGATTCCCCAAGAGAAAGACTTATTGCAATACTAACAAACAATTTTGTTCCATGCAATGGTCGTTTCCCTACATTAATTGCCATATCAACTATTTTTATTGGTGGTACTGTAGCAAGTAAGTATCATTCAATCACTGCAACTTTATTTGTTTGTATACTTGTGTTATTTGGTATTTTTATGACATTAATCGTATCATGGGGACTTTCAAAAACACTACTAAAAGGGATCCCTTCTTCATTTACATTAGAACTACCTCCTTATAGAAGACCACAAGTTGGTAAAATCCTATATCGTTCTTTAATTGATAGAACCATATTTGTATTGACTCGTGCTGTAGCTGTTGCTGCTCCAGCAGGTCTTATTACCTGGATTCTTGCCAATGTATTTATTAAAGATCAAAGCATTCTATCATATATAGCAGAATTTTTACAGCCTTTAGGTCATCTTATTGGTATGGATGGATTTATTTTGATGGCTTTCATTCTTGGTCTACCTGCAAATGAAATTGTATTACCCATTTTAATTATGAGTTATATGTCTAAAGGGGCTATGTTAGAATTAGATAGTCTAAAAGCAATGGGAGACTTATTGGTTAAAAATGGATGGACTTGGCTAACAGCTTTAAATGTTATGCTTTTTTCATTACTTCACTTCCCTTGTGCTACTACACTATGGACTATAAGAAAAGAATGTGGCAGCTTAAAATGGACTTTATTTGCTGCAATTATGCCTACATTAATTGCTATATCAACATGTTTTATCATAACTCAAACGGTAAAGCTATTAGGACTTATATAAAAAGAAACACCATAAAAGTGTTTCTTTTTATTCTGTAATTTTCTCACTGCAATCCGCTTCTTCTCCCTCACAAAATTTTAAGAATTTATCCATTATTTCCTCATCCTGCTTCATAAAATCTACTAATTTTTCTATAGCAGAAATAGTAGGCGCACTCAAATAATGCTCCATGGCTTCTGCTTCTTGTACTGCATCACAGTCGCTATGAATGACGGCTAGAAATTCTTGTAATACTCCATTTCTTTTCACTAATAAGTCTCCTAATTTTTTCCCTTTTTCTGTTAAATAAATACCTTCATATTTTTTATATTCTATATACTGATCTTTATTAAGTTTGCGTAATGCTTTTACAACTGATGGTGATGATACATTTAATCTATGCGCTATATCTCGAATTCTTATTTCACTTTTTTGTAATGATAATCGATAAATTTCTTCTAAGTAATCTTCTAAACTTGGTGACAACATAATCTTTCCTCCTTTTTATGCAAAATAAATAAGACCTTTTATTTTAAGAATACAAAAACTAGCATTCTTAAAATAAAGGTCTCGTTCCAAGATTATACTTGCACTAGAGCGGGTGTTTCCACCAGTATGTCGCAGCCAGTGATCAAAGCAAAAGCTTTGTGAACTACTCCCCTTTATCCATGTTTCTTATTTATTATATGCATCCATATAAAAAAAGTTCCAAGCTAAATCTTATTTTTTAATATTATCATTTATTTTTGTATGAATACATAATCATTTACTTCTACGCCTATATCTCTAGCAATTACAGGACATTTTGCCTTTAATAAGAAGAAAATTCCCCTTCCTTCATGGGATAATGTTTCATAATTCCCCTGTCCTTTGCTTATGATAATATCAGCCCCATTGTATATTTGTTTAAATTCTTCACTACACTCATCTAAAACTACTCCTGGTGCATCACATCCTGTAGATATAATTTTAGCTCCATGATGCAATTTAGAAGCATAAGCATCTTTAAAGGTAGCATCATTAATAATAGGGCTGTTTCTTACTGCATATATTATTTCATAATTTAAAAATTCTTCAACTAAAACTCTATCAAAAACTGTTTCTCCTGCATTATCTCCTATTATTAATAATTGTTTCCCATTTTCAAGTTGTTTTTTTAGTTTCTCTATTTCACATATTTTAAATTTTTCATTAATTTGTTCTAAAAAGTTTTCTTTTAAACTTTTTTCACCATAAATTGCTGCATC includes:
- a CDS encoding mechanosensitive ion channel family protein; the encoded protein is MDLSFLKNIRFTNNIKPFFTSLIILFISFCLIRLIMFLTAKIIEITKFNEQREMTIKSIIDSVFAYFILTLAILNILSEFGLIKESTILTGAGIITLIAGLGAQNLIKDIINGFFILFERQMKVGDYVSINEQYYGTVEEIGLRSTAIREWSMRKVYIPNGEIKTLKNYYKEKSRVIIEIVVPFEEDQQLVEETLNHVCEYINQKYEDKLYKIGTANYSEFSLLGVVSLDGKAGGAKYIIIGVVNPHFQWFLRNRTYEYILQAFKEKNIRIAYPKLYWHDEE
- a CDS encoding FeoA family protein, which codes for MKNINLQINPIPLSKLSVGAIAKVSDLLISGLSRRRMLDLGLVPGTIIEVIRKSPLGDPIAYNIRGATIALRKEEASQILVKPM
- a CDS encoding FeoB small GTPase domain-containing protein; amino-acid sequence: MGLTCQSCGKALLNEQLNIKVGGNEKFIVALAGNPNVGKSTVFNALTGLKQHTGNWPGKTVTNARGSYTYKNRKFTLVDLPGTYSLLANSVEEQVARDFICFGKPNATIVVTDATCLERNLNLVLQVMELTDNIILCVNLMDEAKRKGISVNIQALQEILGVPVVGTTARNGKGLNQLMDKVYNIALGLEKTSPKKPVYNEAIEKEVEHLIPKLKNILDDKLDPRWVALKLLEGDQTILDSINQFLYKNTHKEVVCFYGS
- a CDS encoding nucleoside recognition domain-containing protein, giving the protein MDPNKVLSPYEVLVSLKDEISKKDHVKFRDDMVSSIYAQAEEISKKVIKKNNTKKYDWDRKLDNILTSKFTGYPIMFLLLSLVFWITVTGANLPSSLLADFLFGIEARLSALFINLNAPAWLHGVLVLGMYRTLAWVVSVMLPPMAIFFPCFTLLEDLGYLPRIAFNLDKLFKKAGTHGKQSLTMSMGFGCNAAGIIACRIIDSPRERLIAILTNNFVPCNGRFPTLIAISTIFIGGTVASKYHSITATLFVCILVLFGIFMTLIVSWGLSKTLLKGIPSSFTLELPPYRRPQVGKILYRSLIDRTIFVLTRAVAVAAPAGLITWILANVFIKDQSILSYIAEFLQPLGHLIGMDGFILMAFILGLPANEIVLPILIMSYMSKGAMLELDSLKAMGDLLVKNGWTWLTALNVMLFSLLHFPCATTLWTIRKECGSLKWTLFAAIMPTLIAISTCFIITQTVKLLGLI
- a CDS encoding metal-dependent transcriptional regulator — encoded protein: MLSPSLEDYLEEIYRLSLQKSEIRIRDIAHRLNVSSPSVVKALRKLNKDQYIEYKKYEGIYLTEKGKKLGDLLVKRNGVLQEFLAVIHSDCDAVQEAEAMEHYLSAPTISAIEKLVDFMKQDEEIMDKFLKFCEGEEADCSEKITE
- a CDS encoding damage-control phosphatase ARMT1 family protein, which translates into the protein MLIEATKIIAKIDHYRTAPEVGRDIHQLVKKYTKTQDPYKNLKKMSIETAEKIYPDMKHFLYRQKDRLYWALKISAVGNVMDAAIYGEKSLKENFLEQINEKFKICEIEKLKKQLENGKQLLIIGDNAGETVFDRVLVEEFLNYEIIYAVRNSPIINDATFKDAYASKLHHGAKIISTGCDAPGVVLDECSEEFKQIYNGADIIISKGQGNYETLSHEGRGIFFLLKAKCPVIARDIGVEVNDYVFIQK